The Deltaproteobacteria bacterium genome includes a region encoding these proteins:
- a CDS encoding four helix bundle protein → MKSVKELDVFKLAHEMALEIYGITRNFPEEEKFGLTSQMRRAAYSVPMNLVEGANRLNSKEYRQFVGVAKGSAAEVGYQLRLARDLGYIDHDTCQTNQISYDRICQMLTKLAKSLE, encoded by the coding sequence ATGAAATCGGTCAAGGAACTCGACGTCTTCAAACTGGCTCATGAGATGGCCTTGGAGATTTACGGCATTACCAGGAACTTTCCAGAGGAAGAAAAATTTGGACTCACATCACAAATGCGGAGAGCCGCCTACTCAGTGCCTATGAACTTGGTCGAGGGAGCAAATCGATTGAACTCCAAAGAATATCGACAGTTTGTTGGAGTTGCCAAGGGATCTGCTGCAGAAGTAGGATACCAACTACGACTGGCCAGGGATCTGGGCTACATTGATCATGATACCTGCCAAACAAATCAAATAAGCTACGACCGAATTTGCCAAATGCTCACAAAGCTTGCGAAATCCCTGGAATAG
- a CDS encoding four helix bundle protein, translating into MNLVEGANRLNSKEYRQLVGVAKGSAAKVGYHLRLARDLAYIDGYLPNPWNSSPNHSSHPTNTAFLYEHEPRITNTSFLLPHDHEPRTRLTILPHEHVPSPRTRARTTHHEHVFSPSPRTRPTNTILSTNTAFLYEHEPRITNTSFLLPHDHAPRTRLTILPHDHAPSLTNTNHALYPRTRSLPTNTISPYEHDPSPRTRTRLTNTIFPHEHESRSFPTITSLLTSRIIDLIIAIKMAIEGTL; encoded by the coding sequence ATGAACTTGGTCGAGGGAGCAAATCGATTGAATTCCAAAGAATATCGACAGCTTGTTGGAGTTGCCAAAGGATCTGCTGCGAAGGTAGGATACCACCTACGACTGGCCAGGGATCTGGCCTACATTGATGGATACTTGCCAAATCCCTGGAATAGTTCTCCTAATCACTCCTCACACCCCACGAACACGGCCTTTCTCTACGAACACGAACCACGCATCACGAACACGTCTTTTCTCCTTCCTCACGATCACGAACCACGAACACGCCTCACGATCCTTCCCCACGAACACGTTCCCTCCCCACGAACACGAGCACGAACCACGCATCACGAACACGTCTTTTCTCCTTCCCCACGAACACGACCCACGAACACGATCCTTTCCACGAACACGGCCTTTCTCTACGAACACGAGCCACGCATCACGAACACGTCTTTTCTCCTTCCTCACGATCACGCCCCACGAACACGCCTCACGATCCTTCCCCACGACCACGCTCCTTCCCTCACGAACACGAATCACGCTCTTTATCCACGAACACGTTCCCTCCCCACGAACACGATCTCTCCCTACGAACACGATCCTTCCCCACGAACACGTACACGCCTCACGAACACGATCTTTCCCCACGAACACGAATCACGATCCTTCCCCACGATCACGAGCCTCTTGACATCAAGGATAATTGATCTTATAATAGCCATAAAAATGGCCATAGAGGGCACGCTATGA
- a CDS encoding type II toxin-antitoxin system RelE/ParE family toxin, producing MKQYRARFTPEASRIIAHLPPEGKRLIRTAIDELTLLPFRGDELHMELSGFRSLKSRRYRIIYKINESCSSVDIYYVGQRKDVYDNFRELLEKWKTEP from the coding sequence GTGAAACAGTACAGAGCAAGATTTACCCCTGAGGCATCCCGTATCATAGCCCATCTCCCCCCAGAGGGAAAACGACTGATTAGAACTGCTATAGATGAATTGACCCTTCTGCCATTTAGGGGTGACGAATTACACATGGAGCTCTCTGGTTTCAGATCCTTGAAATCAAGAAGGTACCGCATCATATACAAGATCAACGAATCCTGCTCTTCGGTAGACATATACTATGTCGGCCAAAGAAAGGATGTATATGACAACTTCCGAGAGCTGTTGGAAAAGTGGAAGACAGAACCGTGA
- a CDS encoding type II toxin-antitoxin system Phd/YefM family antitoxin yields MKEIQDYIPITKAKNILLEIIRKIEKDDDTIAITKKGVPIAVILSMEKYKGLLETLDILSDPDAMASLRKSIQEAKRKEWVPYEEVFGK; encoded by the coding sequence ATGAAAGAAATCCAAGATTACATCCCCATAACCAAGGCGAAGAATATTCTGTTGGAGATAATCAGGAAAATCGAGAAGGACGATGACACCATCGCGATCACCAAGAAGGGGGTCCCTATTGCTGTCATTTTAAGCATGGAGAAGTACAAGGGGCTTCTCGAGACGCTGGACATCTTGAGCGATCCAGACGCCATGGCATCCCTCCGGAAATCGATCCAAGAGGCGAAGCGAAAAGAGTGGGTTCCCTATGAAGAGGTTTTCGGGAAGTGA
- a CDS encoding type II toxin-antitoxin system PrlF family antitoxin encodes MAISVLSSKGQTTIPKSIRELLQIGPNDRISFIPMDDGSVRIVPVKSSAKALKGFFKDPKRVTLEQMKLAVRKKRVERARRS; translated from the coding sequence ATGGCAATCTCAGTGCTGAGCTCAAAAGGCCAGACCACGATCCCGAAGTCCATTCGGGAGCTCCTGCAGATCGGCCCAAATGACCGCATCTCATTCATCCCGATGGATGACGGGAGTGTCCGAATTGTTCCCGTGAAAAGCTCCGCCAAAGCCCTTAAGGGATTCTTCAAGGACCCCAAGAGAGTGACATTGGAACAGATGAAGCTCGCGGTCCGGAAAAAGAGAGTTGAAAGGGCAAGACGGTCATGA
- a CDS encoding type II toxin-antitoxin system VapC family toxin, whose protein sequence is MIILDTNILVRYVTQDDPGQAQQVNQLIEAYDSIPNSMLIPDEVVIEATWVLSSCYERPREEIYAFLSQMAQVESFSFEDDDLMREAIRIFGETHLDIADILLVILARRHKSKLVTFDNELRKAFPRYTNLPSEVGHQT, encoded by the coding sequence ATGATCATTCTGGATACCAACATCCTGGTCCGCTATGTCACGCAAGACGATCCTGGACAGGCCCAACAGGTCAACCAATTGATCGAAGCCTACGATTCAATTCCAAACTCCATGTTGATTCCTGACGAGGTCGTTATCGAAGCCACCTGGGTCTTGAGTTCCTGCTATGAAAGACCAAGGGAGGAGATATACGCGTTTTTGAGCCAAATGGCACAGGTCGAGTCTTTCTCGTTTGAAGACGACGATCTGATGCGGGAAGCCATTCGAATATTCGGAGAGACACACTTGGATATCGCGGATATTCTCTTGGTAATCTTGGCAAGGAGACATAAATCAAAGCTTGTTACTTTCGACAATGAGCTCCGAAAAGCCTTCCCCCGATACACCAATTTACCTTCTGAAGTAGGTCACCAAACATAA